The Solanum lycopersicum chromosome 2, SLM_r2.1 DNA window AGAAGTAGAGACATTGTATCCATATCATCTCCTAATTTGACTTCTACTACCAAATATTAAAATCTTCTAACACATTTAGTCACAAAAACAATATGAATAAACCAATAGTCAATCAAGATGACATCTTTTGATTGCTTTTTCCTATCAAGCAGACAGATTCTGTATTCTATATGAAATTTCGAGAAAATAAATAGCACCCATAAACATATTTCCACCATAGactaagaaaaacaaataaaaatgtaaactTGAAACACAGAACAGAGTACACAAAAATTATGGCTACAGGGAAGCATACCAGAGATAAAACCCTTTACTTTTGTAAGCTGTTTCTAGCAAATGGGTATTTCCAAAATGCAAAGTAAAAacagaataaaaagaagaaaacccAAGTGACAGAGTAGTGATGGCAGTGGGAAAAAATAGGATGAGTAGAAGAGAAGAAATACTTGAGAAAGAtgatattaaaagaaataaaaaaaaaagttggtaCAATTTGATTGTTGTTGTGTGGAATACTGATAATTTGGCATGGCCCCATGATTAGAAGTAGTTGAGTATATTTTCCACAAGAAGTTGAATCAGATGTACATTTGTTGGATTAAAAAGGAGCAATAAATGTATTCTGTTTAAAATTGGATTAGAATAATGGGGATGTCTGTTCAAAATCAAAGGCATCCCAATCAAGATTATTTGTTCTTTAGTCAATAAACTGCTGCTGTAGGGACAGCACAACAACCATAGTTATCATCCTGATTAGCACTAAAATATGGGCAATTGTTTATGGCAGAGTTTGTCTGGCATTttctaaagagaaaaaaaaaaaaaaaaactggcaTAGAAGTCACATACTCCAAGTTTTGGATTAAGAAAAACGAACTACTTACCACACACCAGACTTGATCACGCCTGATAACTTTTAGTTAAGTATGTACATGTATTTaagaaatttactaaatatatataaatgatctAGTAACATTAATCATTATGATGTGATTATTGTACACAGTCGAGTAGTGACATAGTGTCAAGGGTGtctaatcatttaaaaaatagtatatatataagtaaaatgataacaaaatgattaaataatatattttggacACCTTTAATTTGACAAGTAGCTATTTTTGGACACCCTTTAAGAAATTTTTGACTCCACCGCTGATTATAGAAacacataaattttaattttgaatccGACTTTAACCAGAACTTTTAGTGATTGATATATAACcttataaactaatttttttaggaaaattattccttttttctTACAAATAATGTTTGTTTGAGCCAAATCATAAATGGAATGACATAACTCACTTCTAATTAtctactccctccgtttcaaaaagattggtctagtttgacgtggaacggagtttaagaaaaaaaagtaaactttttaattttgtggttctaatttaaagttatatcaaatgtatcaaaatatccTTTAATCTAACgatcttaaacatgccacgtggaaaattaaagataaagttttgcaaaaaaaaagaatggaattgttctttttgaaacaaactaCAAAGAAAATGGGGTCATTCtattgaaacggagggagtatttttttttttgctcaaacaaacattattttttttagaaaaaaaaaaactcaataactAAGTGTGCAAACTCCAACAATTCAAATGCCAgcttaatttaaaaagaaaaaaaaacttatgttGTTGTTTCACTTGTTTGTCTTCCTTCTTTTTCATGGCACAATGATTGAGGATATGacaaacaaatattattaataattatgcaaactttagAATTAAGAATCCTCTATTGAATTTGAATCTGGTGGTGTGATTgactaattttttctttatcctTCCTTTACTACATATGGTAAGGTGAAGATggaaaatttttattaagaaaatacatAGGACAAATACTTTTAGAAAATATAGGtatgtattatgtcttttgCATGTATTATTGTGGTCCCAATTATCATTAAAGTTTATAATCTAATTCCAAAACGTGAATAGAATCAATGAATCATCAACCAAGTACATAATCATctttacataattttaatatatgttgACATTATGGGTTAGTTGTTGAATATTTATGGTGATCATTGTTTATTATAGTTGAGTTGTCTAATAATGTAATTGTGAagtactaaaaaaattatagaggaaaatgataataaatattgaTGTTAGGTGCATTGGGTCCTATAAGGAATAAGTTGGAGATCCGAGTCAAaggtcctaaattaaaattaatgttCCGCAGCGGAAAAAATGGGAAGATAATTACAAGTTGGTCCCGGCGGGGCTCGAACCCGCGACCTTCGGCTCATAAGACCAACGCTCTAACCAACTGAGCTACGGGACCATGTTTGTAAATAAAGTACCTttttctataataaaataaaatctctatGATTGAACTCTAAGCATTTTGTAGAACTTGCGTCAGTTTATTTACTTGCAATAGGTCTGGTAAttattcattaatcatttgaatatatattatttgctTTCTCATAGGCGTGGTTACTATTTAATTCCCGGAAATAAAGTTTTACATtgatacttgaaaataaaaagagttacgtataagatttttaatgaaaaatttaaaaatgttacGGATTTAGGTTAAAACAAACAATATCACACCAtatcaaaaatatctttaaactGTTTTAGCGAAACAATTCCTTCTTTCTCTTAATTCTCTAGCCCCACGTCTTATTCTAGCTTCAAACATGACAATTCATAAAATCTAATCAAATACaccaaataatagaaaattcatgaaaataatataacatgattatttcctcttttttttttattcaaaacctTTTACAAGTTTTCATGAATGGGTTTGGGTTGGgtagttattatgattatcatcaTTAGGCCCAACCAAAGACACATTCAAGAAGGTAAAATAGCACCACAGAGAAAGGGTATAGAGAAAATGCTACGAGACAAGTCCAAAGTGGATATGTGGTGCTGAAAAATGCAAGAAGGCCAATTACAGAGCAAACCACCAAAATTATTAGCACTTCAGCTGAATAATCCCATCTTAGGTCCTTTATACACACCACTGCCAAAAGTGTTGCCATCCCCATGATGTTGTTCATAATCACTCCTCCATATATCTGTCAATCAACAGTCACACTCTTAAAGAACAATCAAACTTCAAAAAATTACTCCCTTCATTTCTATCAATcttacttttcattttaatattgtaaaaatatgGTACGTAGGCctaattcaacttcaaaaattagcTCATGAGGGGAGGATTGTCCAAGTCCATACAAGGAGACCACTAGTCCACTCTCCGACAATGTAGGACTTCACTCTAACACCCGCTTCACGTACAGGCTCCAATTGGAGCGTGGACCGTGAGTCCAAACGGGGATGGACCTGACTCTGATATCATATTAAGATATGACACTTGAGTCTAACTCAACCCtaaaagctagctcatgaggGGAGGATTGCTCAAGTTCATATAAGGAGACCACAAATCTATCACACTTCAACTAGTAAGTTTTAAAAAGAACGGTCTCTTTCTATATTTGATAACTTTTTGAACCCAACATTTTTCATGACTTGTTTGAAATCAAAAATTCAAAGAACATCTTGGGACACTAcacttatttttagtttaacaCTATAAGATTTAAAAGTCTAACTTTGTGTTTAGTCAAACTAAGATACTTAAGTTAAAACGAAGGGAGTACATAAACAATACAAAGGTACTACAAACATAATGAAATGTTTGAACAAATCactgtgtgtgtgtgagagagagagagagagagttaaacCTCTGAGAATGTCAAAGATGCAGTTATTGAACTCTTCTGACTTGCTGGAAATATTGCTGCTATTGCCATTCTTGCATTTAGAGCTAGAGGTACCATAACAAAAGGGATAAGGAAAGAAGGAATCCCCATAGCATCTGATAAATCTTCTATACTGATCACTAAAGGTTTTGCACATAATGTCATTATTGCAATCCCCAACAGAACTTGAAGCACAGATTTGTTAAATGTCCATGTCAACAACTTATAGTTGATCTCTCCATCACTTTCCACCTCATACACTATTTTGTCAACTTCACTCCACTTAATCTACGAAACAAAGCCACATATAGTGCTGAGATTTGTCAACTGTGATAAGCTTTTGTGTTTAGATACATTTGTATAGAGCAATGCTAGATACTTTACCTTGTCATATTCATCAATTGCCCTTTTCTTGTCAGGACATTTAGTCACACTAATGGCCTCATTCAGCCATCTTGTCATCCCATGGACAAATTCATCTTCATCGATCATATCATTACCATTTCTATCAAAATCCCTCAACACTTTCTTGACAGTGTCTTCGTGATTGATTTCAACTTCTCCGAATTTCACTGAACCTATTAGTTCCTCTAATTCAGGTTTTGTTATGGCGTTGTTCCCGTCAAAGTCATACTGATGGAAGATCCTGCCACAATGTAAACAGAAATGAGTAGGAATAGAAAGGTCTAAGACTTTTATCTTTGGATGTAATACAAATAGTATAATGAATTCTTACACTGTCAGTATGTACTCTTAAATTTATAAGAGTAACTTACTCTCTAATACGTTCGATGTTGGGGGTTCCATCATCTTTGACAAGGTGTTCAGCTTCTAATGCTTGAGTTTGAACATGCTTCAAAAGTCTTGCCATTATATGCTCAATTTCGGCAATTTCATCCCTTTGCTTCTTAGTATATTTCTCAACAGCCTGTTGAGGAATTATGCTTGAAGCAACAAGTATTTCATTTCCTCAATATGAATTGAACTTAACTATAAGTAAGAGTTCACTTGCCTTGCGTAAAATCTTTTTAGTACTTGAATCATCACTTTGAGCTAACTGTGCTGCTTCTTCGATCCATTTTTTGCATCCTTCAACAAACTCTTCTTCCTGGATTACTTTGTCGTTGTTTTTGTCAAAAGAATTCAATATCTTAGAAATAGCATAATCCTTGTCCACCTCGACAACCTTCCCCGATTGCATTTCAAGTATAAGATTCTCCAATTCAGTAAGTGTTAGGCATTTGTCGGCATCTCTATCAGTTTCATGGAATAAtctgaaaaaaac harbors:
- the LOC101251749 gene encoding sodium/calcium exchanger NCL-like, with the protein product MPSLSNSLCFITFILLLGKVQCRVLKLNSLDNNQLLNISYGIDQVSNNQEHGPPLVSSSGKTCEQVYGVFPCANNIAGYIFLIVVCQYLLNTGESLISRGSKTLFNILGTGIFGATVFQILMTLPRIVMVIASGVSASKEKAQFQISSGISTTVGATVFNLTLMWGICLICGTKNMTDKPDSQSEESSPFKRLKSLQDTGVRIDKETSYTAGIMLLSLIPFVLVQPVTALNSFVGRRILIFITLIVSLILLVSYFLYQVLDPWMQERSLEYSKYENLLAGFLHHVQRHARGKLINEEGQPDIDVIKRLFHETDRDADKCLTLTELENLILEMQSGKVVEVDKDYAISKILNSFDKNNDKVIQEEEFVEGCKKWIEEAAQLAQSDDSSTKKILRKAVEKYTKKQRDEIAEIEHIMARLLKHVQTQALEAEHLVKDDGTPNIERIREIFHQYDFDGNNAITKPELEELIGSVKFGEVEINHEDTVKKVLRDFDRNGNDMIDEDEFVHGMTRWLNEAISVTKCPDKKRAIDEYDKIKWSEVDKIVYEVESDGEINYKLLTWTFNKSVLQVLLGIAIMTLCAKPLVISIEDLSDAMGIPSFLIPFVMVPLALNARMAIAAIFPASQKSSITASLTFSEIYGGVIMNNIMGMATLLAVVCIKDLRWDYSAEVLIILVVCSVIGLLAFFSTTYPLWTCLVAFSLYPFSVVLFYLLECVFGWA